In one window of Halocatena salina DNA:
- a CDS encoding NRAMP family divalent metal transporter: MSETRTDVTALDRSSVRSYLREMGPSWVAGAIAAGPATMGSLITAGGSYDYALFWVVVLSAIAGALAQYLAMRLGLLTERGIVGVIEDHLGDTWAWLLVLDVVLAAGSAQLLIMKTVAAVSATLTGIDARVWGVVWALVLAAGLATQGYRFLEAVAKVLVTGVVITFVASLFVVPFDMGAAVSGLVPSLPRGSALVAAGILGGAVHITLITMHSYTMGTRGWLREEYSLATFDVIASMLVAFGIYSVSIFLVVASVLASGDLSTVEAANALGPLVGESAKWLFLLGLAGAAVSTLGGNTIVLPFLVADKLGWGTTVEDDRYRWLLVATALLSAPGAFIGGPVLSQLALVLAIGTVGTPFAIAAVLYLLNSEVVPESNSTFSNLGGLTLLLVSGGLAANFVWEQVAGGLDLLSGAILVFAAALGIATAGLFAKFVREEAVLA, encoded by the coding sequence ATGAGCGAGACACGAACCGACGTGACGGCACTTGACCGGAGCAGCGTCCGATCCTACCTGCGCGAGATGGGGCCTTCGTGGGTGGCTGGCGCGATTGCCGCCGGTCCTGCGACGATGGGGTCGCTAATCACCGCGGGCGGTTCGTACGATTACGCGCTTTTCTGGGTCGTCGTTCTTTCGGCGATTGCTGGCGCACTGGCGCAGTACCTCGCGATGCGCCTGGGCTTACTCACAGAACGCGGGATTGTCGGCGTTATCGAGGACCACCTCGGCGACACGTGGGCCTGGCTGCTCGTTCTCGACGTGGTGCTGGCCGCTGGCAGCGCACAGCTGCTGATTATGAAGACCGTCGCTGCTGTCTCAGCGACCCTCACGGGAATCGATGCCCGCGTTTGGGGCGTCGTGTGGGCCCTTGTCCTTGCCGCCGGGCTCGCCACCCAGGGCTATCGCTTCCTCGAAGCTGTGGCGAAGGTACTCGTGACGGGCGTCGTAATTACGTTCGTCGCTTCACTGTTCGTCGTGCCGTTCGACATGGGCGCCGCTGTGTCCGGTCTCGTACCTTCCCTTCCGCGGGGAAGTGCCCTCGTCGCAGCGGGTATCCTGGGCGGCGCCGTGCACATCACGCTAATCACGATGCACTCCTACACGATGGGGACGAGGGGCTGGCTCCGCGAGGAGTACAGCTTGGCGACGTTCGACGTCATTGCCTCCATGCTCGTTGCCTTCGGGATCTACAGCGTCTCGATCTTCCTCGTGGTGGCGAGTGTCCTCGCGTCGGGTGATCTTTCGACGGTTGAGGCGGCGAACGCGCTTGGTCCCCTGGTCGGTGAGAGCGCGAAGTGGCTGTTCCTCCTCGGACTCGCGGGCGCCGCCGTCTCAACCCTCGGGGGAAACACCATTGTCCTCCCATTTCTGGTCGCGGACAAGCTCGGCTGGGGGACAACCGTCGAGGACGACCGATATCGCTGGCTGCTGGTCGCCACCGCGCTGCTCTCCGCGCCGGGCGCGTTCATCGGCGGGCCCGTGTTGAGCCAGCTCGCGCTTGTCCTCGCGATCGGCACTGTCGGGACGCCGTTCGCCATCGCGGCCGTGCTCTACCTCCTGAACTCCGAGGTGGTCCCGGAGTCCAATTCGACGTTTTCGAACCTCGGCGGCCTGACCCTCCTGTTGGTCTCGGGAGGTCTAGCCGCGAACTTCGTCTGGGAACAGGTTGCGGGCGGTCTCGATCTCCTCTCGGGTGCGATCCTTGTGTTCGCAGCCGCGCTCGGCATCGCAACGGCCGGGTTGTTCGCGAAGTTTGTCCGCGAGGAGGCGGTCCTCGCGTGA